The DNA segment GACGAACGGCTCGGGGTCGATGTCGTAGAGCGAGGACGGAACGGTCCAGCTGATCGGCTCGATGCGGTCGCCGCGGGCGGTCAGGACGACGTCCGCGATGTCGAAGAGGGTCGCTGAGGTGCCGTAGAGGCGGCCCGGCACCAGGATTCCGGTGAGCATCGAGGCACTCTAGCCAAGGTGCTCCACGACCGCCGCGGCGACGGCGGTCATCCCGGCCGCGTTCGGGTGCAGGGAGCTGTAGGCGCCGGCGGCGGTGGGGGAGAAGGGGTGGATCCACGGCGACGCCGAACCGAGCGCGTGACCGCGACTGATCGCCGACACGGCGACGAGGCCGGCGCCGGACGCCGCGGCGGCCGTGACGTACGCGCTCTCCAGCGCACTCTGGATCTCGCGGAAGACGGGCAGGTCGAACGGCTCCGGCACGGGGGCGTCGCCGAGCACGGTCAGGTAGTCGACCAGCAGGACCCGGGCCCGCGGTGCCCGGGAGCGGACCCGGTCGACGATCTCGGCGAGTCCCGCGGCGGTTCGGGCGACGTCGGCGGGAGTGGGCGCGGGCAGGCCGTCCGGCAGGTCGGCGGCGAGCATCCGGGCAGCGGGACCGCCGGGACGGACGCGATTCCAGGCCGTGAACATCATCGCCGTCATGTAGCGCAGGTCGTTGCCACCGGCCGTCACGGTGACCAGCCCGGCGTCCGGCGGCACCCCCTCGATCTGCGGCGCGAACCGTGCACCGGAGATCGTCACCTGCGGCTGGTCCAAGATCGTCGCCGTCGTCGCACCGGAGACGCTCAGGTCGATCAGCGTCGCCCCGAGCCGCTGGGCGAGCAGATGCGGGTAGTTGGCACCCGACCGCATCGCCTCGGCGTCCACGATCGGGTCGATGCCGGGGCCGGAGGCGAAAGAGCTGCCCAGCGCGGCGTACAGAAGAGGGAGAGCCACCCGGAGATCATGCCAGCACGAACATTGAACTATCCGGTTCAGTGTCGTAAGGTGAACCACATGGTTCAGCAAGCGGTCCTGGATCGGGTTTTCGCGGCCCTGTCCGATCCCACCCGGCGCGGCGTCCTGGTCCGCCTCGGCCAGAGCCCGGCCACCGTCGGGGAGCTCGCCGAGCCGACCGGGATGACGCTGACCGGCATGAAGAAACACATCCAGGTGCTCGAGGACGCCGGCCTCGTCGTGACCGAGAAGGTCGGCCGCTCCCGCCAGTGCCGGCTCAGCGCCGCGCCGCTCGACGACGCGATGGCCTGGATCAGCTTCTACCAGCGCCTCTGGACCCGCCGCCTGGACGGCCTGGACGCCTATTTCACGCTAAATCCGGATAAGGAGTGACAGATGGACCTGCGGATCGAACGCCGCCTGCCCGCCACCCCGGAACAGGTCTTCGACGCCTACACCGACGCCGAGAAGCAGAAGATCTGGTTCAGCATCCTCGACGAGGAGCCGGGCATCGTCGAGATCGAGGTGGACCTGCGCGTCGGCGGCACCCAGACGGCGGTGTGGGGCCCGAATCCGGAGACGCTGTTCCGGGAGACCCAGACGTTCGTCGAGATCGACCGCCCGCACCGCCTGGTCACCGAGTCGACAGGTGTCTCCCCGGACGGGATGACCATGACGACCCGGATCGAGATCTCCTTCGAGGCGGCGGACGACGGGACCCTGATGACCGTCGTGCAGAGGGGATTCCCGGCGCCGGAGATCCGCGACTTCTTCGTGTCCGAGGTCTGGGCCGGTGCTTTCGCCAGGATCGAGGCGTTTCTCGTACGCCGGAACGCCCGTGCCTAGCAGGTCCCGCCCGATGGTGGTCGTCACCGCCGCCGGAGTCGCGGTCCTCGTGAACCTGGTCGTCTACCTGCTCGGCAGGGCGGCCGGTGGCAGTTTCGTCTTCACCGCGGCGCAGGGCCCGGCCGAGGTGGACGCGGTGACGGTGGCCGGTTTCAGCGCGGTGCCGCTGGCCACCGGCCTCACCGTCGTGGCGCTGCCGGCCCGGCGGCTGCCGTGGGTGACCCGGGCCGGCGTGGTCGCCGGTTCGCTGCTGGCGATCGGGACCATCGCGGTGATGACGCTGCCCGCCGATTTCGACACGGTCAGCACGATCACGCTGGCGCTGTGCCACCTCACGCTGGTCCCGATCCTGATCACCGCCGGCCTGCTGCTGCGGCCTGGCCGGCCCGGCCGCTGACGTCGCCGCCGGCCTGCTGCCGCGGTCAGGCCAGTCCGGCCGCTGACGTCGCCGCCCAGGCCAGGTGCGGCTGGTCGATGTCGGAGTGCGCGCCCGAGAAGAACGACCGGCCGTGCGCGATCACGTCGTTCCCGTCGAGCCGGTAGAACGTGCCCGGCTGGAACTTGTACCGGCTGCCCGCCGGCCCCAGCGCCACGGTCTGCGCGGCCGCCTGCTGATAACCGTTGTTGCCCATGCCACCCCACCGGAAGTTCGGATTCACCATGGCCTGCGCGTCCTGCCAGGCCAGCCGGCTGGCGTTCGGGTACCACCAGCCGACCGCCCGGTCCTTGCCGGAGAACGTGGCGAGCAGCGGCCCGTCGACCCGGTCGCGTTCGCCGGCCAGCACGCCCTTGCCGGCCGAGACCGGGGCGTTCCCGGCGAACGCGAAGTGGCTGAACGCGCCCTGGATGAGCATCAGCGACTTCACCGGGCTGTCGTGCCCGCGCATCGACGGCGGCAGCCCGGCCAGGGTGAACGCGACGAGGCGGGCGCCGAAGCTGTGCCCCATCAGGTGGATCCGCGGCGCGCCCGGTCGTCCGGCGAGCCGGCCCAGCAGCGGTCCGAGTCCACGCTGCCCGACGACTCCAGCCCTATTCTTCATCTCGTAGTAGCTCGCAACGCGTAGTAGTTCCTTCGCCCCCTTCCACAGCGCGCCGAACGGGTTCAGGCCGGCCTGCGCGTCCGACTGCTCGGGCGGGGCCAGCATGGACATGGTGTCCAGCACGGTGCGCGGCGCGGCGGTCAGCACCATCGCCTCCCCGCGGTCCTCCTCGGCGTCGTTGTCGGTGCCGATCAGCCCGCGGGTCAGGTCGATGAAGGCGAGCAGTTGCCGCGGGTCCTGCGGCCGCTGGTCCAGCAGCCCGCCGAGGGTGGCCAGGTCGGCCTGGTGGTTCGGGAAGGCCGGCGCCAGGGCGGCGGCGATCTCCGCGCCGGTGGACTCCGGGGCCTGCGCCGGCGACGGGCCGGGCGGGAGCAGGGGAGTGCTCTGGGTGTCGGCGGGGGAGGCGAGCAGCGGGCCGTCCGGCGCCGGATCGTCCTGCGGGAACAGCAGCGACGGCCAGATCACGCCGGCGAAGCCGACGGCGTGGCCGGGCGCCATCTGCGCCAGCTGGTCGAACATGAAGTCGTAGTGGCGGCGGGCGCCGGCCGGTGACGAGTTCCAGCCGTGGCCGAAGATGAACAGCTCGTCGGCGGCGAGCTCGCTCTGCAGTCCGGTGTCGTCGGTGAGGTTGCCGTCCTTGTCGAAGGTGATCTCCCAGTAGGGGAGGCCACGAATGGTCTTCTTCACGATGTTTCCCCTAAATCCTGGCGAGCGCCCCCATGAGGTCGACCAGTCCATGGCCCTCGAAGAAGCGATCGCGGCCCAGCGACACCGCCGAGTCAGTGAAGATCCGCTTCACCTCGTCCGGCAGTCCGATGTATTCGTTGCGTACCGACAGGAAGGCGGCGATCACGCCCGACACGTGCGGGGCGGCCATCGACGTGCCGCTGTCCTCCGCGTAGCAGGGACCGTCCGGCTGATCACCGAAGACCGGGATGCCCTGCCGGAACTTCCCGGCGCAGCACGACGTGATGCGTTCGCCGGGCGCGAGCAGGTCCGGTTTGAGCCGGCCGTCCAGAGTCGGTCCCTTCGATGATCCGTACGTCACCCCGAACGTGTGAGGACGGTCCCGATGAGTCGAGCCCACCGTGATGGCGCGGTCGGCGTTCCCGGGATCGGTGATGGTGGAGAGCATCCCGTGCGGGTCGCCGGACTCGGCGAACCCACCGTTGCCGGCGCTCACCACGGCCACCACCCCCGTGCCCACCAGCAGGTTCAGTTCCCGGCACAGCGGGCTCTGTCCGGCCGCGTACTCCCGGTGGTACCAGGGGCAGCCCAGGCTCAGGTTGACGCCGTGGATCTGCAGGACCCGGCCCCACGCGTTGCGGCGCCGGACGTACTCCATCGCCGCGATCACCGCCGCCGAGGTGGTCTTCGGCTGCCCCGAGCCGGCGTCCATCACCTTGAGGCTGACGAGCCGGGCCTTCGGCGCCATCCCGGCCAGGGTCCGCCCCGGATCCAGCGGGCGGGCCTGCCACTGCGGCAGCCCGAGGTCGGCGTCGCTGATCCCCGGCCGGATCATCGCGAGCAGCGGCCGCAGGTCGTCCGGGCACCGCCCCGCGATGATGCCGGCCACGTGGGTGCCGTGCCCGTCGTCGTCGGTCAGTGCGGTCCCGGGACCGGGCTGGACGGGTTCCGGCTCGTTGCGCACGATCCAGCTGAAGTCCGCGTGCAGTCCGGCCACGCTCGGATGATCCAGCGTCCCGCCGCCCGGCTCGCTGCCCGCGAAGTGCGGATGCCCGGCCTCGATGCCGGTGTCGAGCACCGCCCAGACCACCCCGCTGCCGTCCGCGCTGTAGGTCCGCCCGGCCGCGTCGGCCTTGACCGTGCTCGTCGACCTGTCGATCTGCGGGCGGATCACGTAGTCCGGCCAGATGTGGAAGATGGTCCGCCGCGTCGCGGCGCGGTCCTCGTCGGCCAGCAGCAGGGCACTGATCTCGGCGCGGGTGACGAGGCAGCGGACGTACGAGGCGGAGACCGTCACCGGCACGGGCCGGTCCGCGGACGTCACCACGGGCGTCCACACCTCGGCGCGGAACCGCTGCTCGACGGTCGATCAGCAGAGGGCTCGCCCGGAACCGCCGCCCCGAGGGCCGCTGGTCGTCACCGCGCTGGGATCGGGTGCTCACTTCCGTCACCTCCGAACCCCGCCGACGTTCCCACCGGCTCCTGCCCGGCGCAGTCATGTCATGGACAGTCTTCATCGAAGGAGTGAGTCCTTTAACACAAAGTTACATGAGATCCTTATGTAAATCGTGGGTCCGGGCGGATAGTGAAGATGTTCGAGATCCACCCCGGGAGGTAACACGATGCCTACCAAGACCCCCGTCCAGAGCACCGCTCACAAGCTCAAAAGCCTCCTCGAGACCCTCCTGCAGACCCCGATGCCGGTACGCCTGCGTGCCTGGGACGACTCCGAGGCGGGCCCGGCCGACGCCCCTGTCGTGGTCATCCGGCACCGCCGCGCGCTGCGCCGTCTCGTCTGGCAGCCCAACCAGCTCGGCCTGGCCCGGGCGTACGTGGCCGGCGAGATCGACGTCGAGGGCGACCTGTACGACGTGCTCGCCCGCCTCGCCCCGCTGCTCTGGCGAGCGCCCGGCGTGAAGGACCTGCCGCTACGCTCCGTGATGGGTGAGGCGGTGAAGCTCGGCATCATCGGCAGCCAGCCGAAGCCGCCGCCGGAGGAGATGGCCGTCTCCGGCGCCCGGCACAGCAAGAGCCGCGACCGGCAGGCGATCAGCCACCACTACGACGTCGGCAACGACTTCTACCGGATCGTCCTCGGCGAGAGCATGGTCTACTCGTGCGCCTACTGGACGTCCGGCGAACCCGGGTACGGCCTGGCCGACGCGCAGCGCGACAAGCTCGATCTGATCTGCCGCAAGCTCGATCTCCAGCCGGGCGAGCGGCTGCTCGACGTCGGGTGCGGCTGGGGCAGCCTGGCCATCCACGCCGCCCGGGAGTACGGCGTCCAGGTCCTCGGCATCACGCTCTCCACCGAGCAGGCCGAGTTCGCCCGCAAGCAGGTGGCCGCCGCCGGGCTCTCCCACCAGGTGGAGATCCGGGTCCAGGACTACCGCGACCTGGACGACGGCCCCTTCGACGCGATCTCCAGTGTGGGGATGGCCGAGCACGTCGGCGCCGGCCCGTACCGGGACTACGCGAGCATCCTGCACCGCCAGCTCAAGCCGGGCGGCCGCCTGCTCAACCACCAGATCTCCGCCCTGCACCCGGCGCCCGGCGACGACGAGAAGAAGCAGCGCAGCTTCATCGACGCGTACGTCTTCCCGGACGGCGAACTCGCCCCGGTCGGCGCCACGGTGACGCTGCTCGAGGAGGCCGGCTTCGAGGTCCGCGACGTGCACGCCCTGCGCGAGCACTACGCCCGGACCCTGCGCGCCTGGGTGGCGAACCTGGAATCCGACTGGTCCACGGCCGTGAACCTCACGACGCCCGGCCGCGCCCGCGTCTGGCGGCTCTACATGGCCGCCTCCGCGCTCGCCTTCGAACGGGCACACATCGGCGTCAACCAGGTCCTCGCGGTGAAGACCCACCGCGACGGCCTCAGCGGCATGCCGCCGACGCGGGCCGGCTTCCTGGCCTGAAGGCAGGGCCTGGCGGCGGCTCTCCATCTCTGTGGAGTCAGCCGATCGCCGGGCCCCGGCGCCGTCACGGTGGCCACCGGGAACCGGGCCCGGTGTGTGGTGGAACACCACTGATTGTGCAGAGCATCAGCCGGACCGCGCCGATGGTCCGACCATGGCAACCCGCAGGATCTGGCTGTTCCTCGGCATCGCCGCGGCAGCCGTGGCGGGGTCGGTCGTCACCTACGACACGACCTTCGGCAACGTGCTCTACGTCGTGCTCTATCTGGCGCTGTGCGCCCTCGCCTGGGTGGCGGTCGCCCGGACGCCGCGCGGTCCGCAGCGATGGCCGTGGGCCCTGGTGGCCGCGGCGCAGACGCTGTGGCTGACCGGGGACGGCATCGAGCTCGCGTACTACTACCTGGGTGACGGGGTACCGCCGGTCGGGCTGGCCGACGGGTTCTGGCTGGTCGGCTATCCGCTGATCGCGGTGGCGCTGACGGTGATGGCCCGGCGTCGCGCGCCGGGCAGGCTGCGCAGCGCGGTGCTCGACGGGCTCACCCTCACGGTGGCGGCCGGGCTCGCCAGCTGGCAGTTCCTGATCCTGCCGAACCTCGGCGGGGGCCTGAGCGTCGCCGAGACGATCGTGCCGCCGCTCTACCCGATCGCCGACGTCGTGCTGCTCGCCGCGGTGCTGTTCATCGCGCTGTCGCCCGGCGACCGCGGGGCGCCGACCCGGCTGATGCTCGGCGCGGTCGTGCTCTACCTGGCGATCGACGTGAGCTACAACGTGCTGCCGTACGTGGTCGACTACAGCGTGGTCGGGAAGATCGGGCCACTGATCATGTTCGGTAACGCGCTGATGATCGCGGCGGCACTGCACCCGCAGAGCGGGGAGCTGCACCGGCCCGGCCAGCAGGTGAACGTGCTGCATCCGGCAAGGGTGCTCTTCCTCGGTGTGGCGTTCCTGTCCGCGCCGACCCTGACGCTGCTGGAGGACGGGGTCGAGCGCAACGCCGTGGTGGCGCTGCTCGCCGTGGCGCTGAGCACCGGTTTCGTGCTCACCCGGTTCACCATCGCGGTGCGGGAACAGGAACGCGTGCAGGCGCAGCTCGCGTACCAGGCCCGGCATGATCCTCTGACCGGCCTGCCGAACCGCGCGGTGCTCGGCGCCGAGCTGGAGCGCACCGAGGGACCGGTGGCGGTGCTCTACCTGGACCTGGACGGGTTCAAGCGGGTCAACGACACGTTCGGGCACGACGCCGGCGACCTGGTGCTGTCGACGGTGGCGCGGCGGCTGTCCGGCGCGGTGCGCGGGTCCGACCTGGTGGTGCGGCTCGGCGGCGACGAGTTCGTGCTGTTCTGCTCGGACCTGCCGGAGGCGGATGCGATCCGGCTCGCCGACCGGGTGCTCGCCGACGTCGCACGGCCGATCCTGTTCCACGGCCAGACGCTCGACATCGGGGCGAGCGTGGGCATCGCCGCGTACGGCACGGACCTGCCGGACGGCGACGGCGACCTGCTGCGCAGCGCCGACATGGCGATGTACGAGGCGAAGAGGCAGGGCCGTGGCCGCTGGGTGATGGCCGGCCGACTACCGTGACCACGGTGGAACGAGACCTGATCGCGGCCCGTGACCTCGCCGCCGACCTGGCAGTACGGGCCGGCCGGCTCCAGATCGAGCGGCGCGCCACCCTCACGGTGGGCGCTCCGAAAGCCCATGCCAACGACGTCGTCTCGGATGTCGACATCGACAGCGAGCGGCTCATCGTGGACGGCGTGCTGGCCGCCTGGCCGGACGACGCCGTCCAGGCCGAGGAGGGGCACGGCCGGGACGGCACGAGCGGCTGGTCCTGGGTGATCGACCCGCTGGACGGCACCCGCAACTACATCAGCCGGACCGGGCCGTGGTCGGTCTGCGTCGCGCTCTACCAGGGCGACACGCCCCGGGCCGCCGTCGTGCACGACCCGGCCGCGGACGAGACGTTCAGCGCCGTCGACGGCGGCGGCGCGTTCCTGAACGGCGAGCCGATCACCGGGCCGGCCGGTCCGCCGCTCGCCGAGGCGCTGATCGGCGTGAGTTTCCAGCCGAACCCGCGGACCAAGGAGCGGGCCGCCAAGGTGGTGCGTGAGCTGCTGCCGGTGTCCGGCGACATCCGCCGGGTGCCGGCCGCGCTCAACCTGGTCCACCAGGCCGCCGGTCGGTTGAACGGCGGCCTGGCGATCGACACGAACCTCTGGGACATCGCGGCCGGCGCGCTGATCGCGCGGGAGGCCGGGGTGGTGCTCGGCGGTCAGGACGGCGAGTTCTCCACCGAGCTGACCATCGGGGCGGCGGCGTCGCTCTGGCCGTCGCTGGCCGAGGTGGTGCGGGGAGCCCTCAGGGCTTGACGGCGATCCGGCCGGGGCCCAGCGGCGAGAGCAGCAGCCGGGCTCCGGTCTCCTTCACGAACTCGTCGACGGCCTGCCGGGCGCCCTGGAACGTCCCGTAGTCGTCGATGATCAGGACACCGCCGGGCGAGAGGCGGTCGTACAGGGAGAGAAGCTCGTGCCGGGTGGACTCGTACCAGTCGGTGTCGAGCCGCAGGATGGCGATCTGCTCCGGCGCCTGGCCGGGCAGCGTCTTCTCGACCGGCCCCTGCACGAAGTGGATCCTCTCCGCCGGGTACGGGATGTCCGCGAACCCCTCCTTGACGTCCTCCAGGCTCGCGATCGCCCAGATCCGGGCGGTCTTCGGCTGAGCGCTCATCAGCTCGCCGACGTGCTGGCCGCTGTAGGTGAGGTCCTTCTCGGTGGGCTCGGTCATCCCCTCGAACGTGTCGAAGAGGTAGAGCTCCCGGGACGTGTCCTCGATCGCCAGCAGCGTGCGGGCGACCACGTGCATGCTGCCGCCCCGCCAGACGCCGCACTCGACGATCGCGCCCGGGATGTCGTGCTCGACGACGTACCGGGTGGCGAGGTAGAGGGCGTAGCGCTTCTCCTTGCGCGTCATCGAGTACGGGTGGGCGGCCCGCAGGATCGGCACGGCCATCTCGTCGTAGTCGACGGGATAGGTCTCGGCCTTCTCCACCGGAGGAGGAGGCGGCGGCGGAGGAGGGGCGGGCGCCGGCTTCTTCTTCTTGGCCTTGACGACCTTGTAGCCCGTCGTGGCCGCCAGCACCCTGTTGATCCGCGACTTCATCGTGTCACCGCTGCCTCTTCTTCCTCTTCCCGGTCCGGGAGAGCACGGACGGACGATGCGAACACCTTGCGCACCACCCGCTCGGCGGCGCCGCCGTCGTCGAGGTGGCAGAACCGCTGCCGGAACTTCTCCCGGGCCTTCGCGGCGAGGGAGTCGCTGTACGCGCCGGTCCGGAACAGGTCGAGCAGGTCGGGGTAGCTCGCGGCGAACGCCCCGGGTGGCTCCTCGACCAGGTCGAAGTAGGTGCCGCGGACCGTCCGGTACGCCTCCCAGTCCGGCGCGAAGACGACGATCGGCTTGTCCAGCACCGCGTAGTCGAACATCAGCGACGAGTAGTCGGTGATCAGCACGTCGGCGGCCAGGTACAGGTCCTCGACGACCGGGTAGGCGGACACGTCGCGTACCTGTCCCGCGCTCGTGTCCCCGTGCGCGGCCTTGACGTAGAAGTAGTGGGCGCGCACCAGGATCACGTGGTTCGGGCCGAGGTGCCGGGCGAAGTCCTCGACGTCGAGCAGCATCTTGCTCTCGGAGTTCCACTCGCGGTGCGTCGGCGCGTAGAGCACCACCGTCGCGCCCGCCGGGATGCCGAGCCGCTCCCGCACCTCGGCGGTGTCCTGCGCGGTGGCGACGGCCAGCCGGTCGTTGCGCGGGTACCCGGTCTCGATCGTCTCGTGCTTGCACGGGTAGGCGCTGGCCCACCGCTCGGTCGTGAACGTGTTCGCCGCGATGCTGAAGTCCCAGCGGTCGGCACGGCGCATCTGGGCCGGGAAGTCCGGGTCCTTCACCCCGCCCGGGTACTGCACCTGGTCGAGACCCATGACCTTCAGCGGGGTGCCGTGGTGGGTCATCAGGTGCACCGAGTCCGGCCGCTTGGTCGCCCAGTCCGGCCAGTTCACGTTGTTGACCAGGTATTTCGCACGAGCAAGAGCGCGATAGTACGCCCGCGTCCCGCTCACGACGTAGTCGACGCCGGGCGGCAGGGCGGCCACCCGATCCGGTTTGACCGCCCACACGCCACGCAGCCCCGGCGCCAGCTCGGCCGCCTTCTC comes from the Actinoplanes sp. OR16 genome and includes:
- a CDS encoding GGDEF domain-containing protein — translated: MATRRIWLFLGIAAAAVAGSVVTYDTTFGNVLYVVLYLALCALAWVAVARTPRGPQRWPWALVAAAQTLWLTGDGIELAYYYLGDGVPPVGLADGFWLVGYPLIAVALTVMARRRAPGRLRSAVLDGLTLTVAAGLASWQFLILPNLGGGLSVAETIVPPLYPIADVVLLAAVLFIALSPGDRGAPTRLMLGAVVLYLAIDVSYNVLPYVVDYSVVGKIGPLIMFGNALMIAAALHPQSGELHRPGQQVNVLHPARVLFLGVAFLSAPTLTLLEDGVERNAVVALLAVALSTGFVLTRFTIAVREQERVQAQLAYQARHDPLTGLPNRAVLGAELERTEGPVAVLYLDLDGFKRVNDTFGHDAGDLVLSTVARRLSGAVRGSDLVVRLGGDEFVLFCSDLPEADAIRLADRVLADVARPILFHGQTLDIGASVGIAAYGTDLPDGDGDLLRSADMAMYEAKRQGRGRWVMAGRLP
- a CDS encoding S8 family peptidase; this translates as MVTSADRPVPVTVSASYVRCLVTRAEISALLLADEDRAATRRTIFHIWPDYVIRPQIDRSTSTVKADAAGRTYSADGSGVVWAVLDTGIEAGHPHFAGSEPGGGTLDHPSVAGLHADFSWIVRNEPEPVQPGPGTALTDDDGHGTHVAGIIAGRCPDDLRPLLAMIRPGISDADLGLPQWQARPLDPGRTLAGMAPKARLVSLKVMDAGSGQPKTTSAAVIAAMEYVRRRNAWGRVLQIHGVNLSLGCPWYHREYAAGQSPLCRELNLLVGTGVVAVVSAGNGGFAESGDPHGMLSTITDPGNADRAITVGSTHRDRPHTFGVTYGSSKGPTLDGRLKPDLLAPGERITSCCAGKFRQGIPVFGDQPDGPCYAEDSGTSMAAPHVSGVIAAFLSVRNEYIGLPDEVKRIFTDSAVSLGRDRFFEGHGLVDLMGALARI
- a CDS encoding SGNH/GDSL hydrolase family protein, with product MALPLLYAALGSSFASGPGIDPIVDAEAMRSGANYPHLLAQRLGATLIDLSVSGATTATILDQPQVTISGARFAPQIEGVPPDAGLVTVTAGGNDLRYMTAMMFTAWNRVRPGGPAARMLAADLPDGLPAPTPADVARTAAGLAEIVDRVRSRAPRARVLLVDYLTVLGDAPVPEPFDLPVFREIQSALESAYVTAAAASGAGLVAVSAISRGHALGSASPWIHPFSPTAAGAYSSLHPNAAGMTAVAAAVVEHLG
- a CDS encoding SRPBCC domain-containing protein gives rise to the protein MDLRIERRLPATPEQVFDAYTDAEKQKIWFSILDEEPGIVEIEVDLRVGGTQTAVWGPNPETLFRETQTFVEIDRPHRLVTESTGVSPDGMTMTTRIEISFEAADDGTLMTVVQRGFPAPEIRDFFVSEVWAGAFARIEAFLVRRNARA
- a CDS encoding serine/threonine protein kinase; translation: MKKTIRGLPYWEITFDKDGNLTDDTGLQSELAADELFIFGHGWNSSPAGARRHYDFMFDQLAQMAPGHAVGFAGVIWPSLLFPQDDPAPDGPLLASPADTQSTPLLPPGPSPAQAPESTGAEIAAALAPAFPNHQADLATLGGLLDQRPQDPRQLLAFIDLTRGLIGTDNDAEEDRGEAMVLTAAPRTVLDTMSMLAPPEQSDAQAGLNPFGALWKGAKELLRVASYYEMKNRAGVVGQRGLGPLLGRLAGRPGAPRIHLMGHSFGARLVAFTLAGLPPSMRGHDSPVKSLMLIQGAFSHFAFAGNAPVSAGKGVLAGERDRVDGPLLATFSGKDRAVGWWYPNASRLAWQDAQAMVNPNFRWGGMGNNGYQQAAAQTVALGPAGSRYKFQPGTFYRLDGNDVIAHGRSFFSGAHSDIDQPHLAWAATSAAGLA
- a CDS encoding helix-turn-helix transcriptional regulator, whose protein sequence is MVQQAVLDRVFAALSDPTRRGVLVRLGQSPATVGELAEPTGMTLTGMKKHIQVLEDAGLVVTEKVGRSRQCRLSAAPLDDAMAWISFYQRLWTRRLDGLDAYFTLNPDKE
- a CDS encoding class I SAM-dependent methyltransferase encodes the protein MPTKTPVQSTAHKLKSLLETLLQTPMPVRLRAWDDSEAGPADAPVVVIRHRRALRRLVWQPNQLGLARAYVAGEIDVEGDLYDVLARLAPLLWRAPGVKDLPLRSVMGEAVKLGIIGSQPKPPPEEMAVSGARHSKSRDRQAISHHYDVGNDFYRIVLGESMVYSCAYWTSGEPGYGLADAQRDKLDLICRKLDLQPGERLLDVGCGWGSLAIHAAREYGVQVLGITLSTEQAEFARKQVAAAGLSHQVEIRVQDYRDLDDGPFDAISSVGMAEHVGAGPYRDYASILHRQLKPGGRLLNHQISALHPAPGDDEKKQRSFIDAYVFPDGELAPVGATVTLLEEAGFEVRDVHALREHYARTLRAWVANLESDWSTAVNLTTPGRARVWRLYMAASALAFERAHIGVNQVLAVKTHRDGLSGMPPTRAGFLA
- a CDS encoding TylF/MycF/NovP-related O-methyltransferase, whose amino-acid sequence is MKSRINRVLAATTGYKVVKAKKKKPAPAPPPPPPPPPVEKAETYPVDYDEMAVPILRAAHPYSMTRKEKRYALYLATRYVVEHDIPGAIVECGVWRGGSMHVVARTLLAIEDTSRELYLFDTFEGMTEPTEKDLTYSGQHVGELMSAQPKTARIWAIASLEDVKEGFADIPYPAERIHFVQGPVEKTLPGQAPEQIAILRLDTDWYESTRHELLSLYDRLSPGGVLIIDDYGTFQGARQAVDEFVKETGARLLLSPLGPGRIAVKP
- a CDS encoding inositol monophosphatase family protein; its protein translation is MERDLIAARDLAADLAVRAGRLQIERRATLTVGAPKAHANDVVSDVDIDSERLIVDGVLAAWPDDAVQAEEGHGRDGTSGWSWVIDPLDGTRNYISRTGPWSVCVALYQGDTPRAAVVHDPAADETFSAVDGGGAFLNGEPITGPAGPPLAEALIGVSFQPNPRTKERAAKVVRELLPVSGDIRRVPAALNLVHQAAGRLNGGLAIDTNLWDIAAGALIAREAGVVLGGQDGEFSTELTIGAAASLWPSLAEVVRGALRA
- a CDS encoding DUF6069 family protein, translating into MVVVTAAGVAVLVNLVVYLLGRAAGGSFVFTAAQGPAEVDAVTVAGFSAVPLATGLTVVALPARRLPWVTRAGVVAGSLLAIGTIAVMTLPADFDTVSTITLALCHLTLVPILITAGLLLRPGRPGR